A region of the Mycobacterium sp. NBC_00419 genome:
CGGGTTGCGCGATCCTGTCCTCGGTTGTCGGGATCGCCCGAAGCCCGCCTGTTGGCCACGTGCCCCGGATAGGCTCGGTGGGTAACGGCGTTCGGGGGGTCCGGGGCAGATGACAACAACAGCAGCGCTTGTCGGGCGGATAGGCGGGTTGGCGGTCGCGTTGGGGATCGGCGCCGCGATCGGCACTGCGGTGGCGTCCACGGCGTCGGCGGACTCGTCCTCGGCATCGGCTGCGGGATCCGACCATGCCGCCTCGGCCACCGGTGGCGCCGGTCCCCGGTCCAGCCCTACGGCACGCAGTCGTGTTTCCCGTCCCGAGTCGCCCAACACCGGTGTTGCGGCGCGGGTGGTGCGGACGTCGGCGGCAAGTGCCGCACCGGCCCACCGCAGCATCTCCGTACCGTCGGTGACCCCATCAGATCCGGTTCGGCTGCCACTACCTGGGACCGAAACGATTCCGTGGCCGTCCACGAACGTTCCAGACGGCACAGGAATCAAGGCGACGCCGTTGACTCCGGTCACGGTGCACGTCGGCTTCAAGGGGCAGATCTCGATCTTCAAGAACCTGCCGTTCAGCCTGCCGAGGATGCCGGCGTTCTTCGTCACTAAGGTGTCCGGCAATGCCATGCTCACCGACAACACGGTTTACGATCTGCATGACGTCGACCAGTACGACTGGAACAAGCTCACCGGCATCTCGTTCAACATCCTGCGGCCCGACCAGAACGCGTTGATGGTGGCGTGGCGCTATAACGTTGATGCCAAGCAGTTCGAGATCGCGCCGTACTACAACGTCGACCTCGCCCGGATCCTGCCGACGCAGTCGGAGATCATTCCGGTGCCGATCGGCCAAACCTTCACGTTCTCAGTCGATTACAACGGCATCACGGTGTCGTACGGGAACAGTTCGGTGTTCAAGCAGATCCCGCCGGACTTGCATCCCAATCAGCTGACGGCGTTTCGGGTGCACACCTGGTTCGGCGGTACGAGCCTTCCGCCGCGGAGCCTGACGCTCTATCTGAACCTAGACTAGTGGCATGGAACTCTCTGACGAGGCGATCGCGTTTCTGTCCGAAGGGACTCGCACTGGCAAGCTGGGATACGTCGCTGCGGACGGTCGGCCGCTGGTGGTGCCGATCTGGTTCATCGTCGATGGTCAACAGCTGGTCTTCAACACCGGTCGGGAAACAGCCAAAGGGCGCGCACTGCAACGTGATCCACGTGTGGTCATCTGCGTCGATGATCAGACGCCGCCGTTCTCGTTCGTTCAGGTTCAGGGCGTGGCTACTACAGGTGAGGATCCCGACGAGTTGCTCGATACGGCAACCCGGATCGCAAGCCGGTACATGGGCGCGGAGCGGGCGGACCAGTACGGTCGCCGCAATGCGGTGCCCGGTGAGCTTGTCGTCCGGATAACGCCGACGAAAGTGATCACGGGCTTCAACGTGGCCGACTGATGCGAAAGCTATTGGCGGGGAGGCCATCCCGCTAGGCCCGGTTGAAACGTCACTGTGACGAAAAGTGCGAGTTCCGCGGAATCCGGGAAGGGGAGTCGTCAGTAACTCATCGCGGCGAGAAGCGGCAACAACGCCATGACCGTGGACTGACGGGCCGATAGGTCGCCATGGGCCACGGCCGTGTACTGCTGGGCGCGAGCGATGCCCAGATGTTGAGCGTTGGCATAGGTCGCCACCGACAAACCCCATTGCGGGTTGATCCAGTCGGACCATTGCGGCGAGAGAGTCGGCCCGGGCTTTCCGGTGAGCAGTTCTCCAGTGAGCGCACCGGTACCGTCCAGCACCTGCCACGGCAGGGCGGCCTCGCAGTCCACGCGGGCATCGACGTGGTCATCGGCGTCGAGGACGGCGAAGCTGTCCGGATGCTTGACCTTCAACAACAGTGTCTTCTCGCGGGCGCTCTTGGCGACCAGCGAGCCCGCCTCGTCGTGAATGGTCACGATTGCCGGCGCATCATTGGCCGTGGTGATGCGTGCCAAGACGCGCCCCTGGGCGCCGCGCAGTTCTGCATGGATGTCATTGCCGGCGTCCATTCCGGTGAGTGTCAGCGCCTTCCAGAACATCTGTGCGCCGCGGCCGCCTTTGTGGACTCGCGCGGTGATCGCGAGGAGTTCACCTGCTGCAGTGCGCAGCTCCCAACGGTGTTCGCCTCCGGTCAGGCCGGCGCGAAAGACAGCTGCGATGCCGTTGTGGCGGGTGATGTCGCTCAGCGACTGGGCGACCGGTTCTTCGTCAGGCGAGCTCACCACGAGATTATGTCTGCCGTGTACCTGTCACTGCATCGCACTGGCGTAATAGGTTGGCAGGCAGCGGTATTCAACAGATTAGGCGCAACCAGCGACGCCACCACAAAACGTCACTGTGACGAATATCGGTCAGGGAAGCGGAGTCCGGGGCGGGGCTTCGGCGTCCCGCGACTGGCGCTACGAGCCCGGCATGGCTGCGTCGTCGATTCTGCGCACAGATCGCCCGTGGGCGCCCGGATGGCGATCTGTGAGCAGAATCGTTGCGCGTTGATGATGAGGATGTGGAGAGTGCGGGTTACGAGGAGTTGGGAGGCTCGCGGCGAGCTGGATGTGTGCCCATGTGCGTGTTGCCTGGTGTGGCCTGGTATTAGTTTTTGCCGATAAGCCACATTATGTCAAGTAAAGCTCACTTAAGCAGGAGTGAGCGTGAACCGCGTCTCGCCCACCGGGCCGCTGTTTCCGCAGGGATTGGGGCCGTTGAGCGTGTAGAGCCCGTTCATACCGTCGAGGTTGAAGGTATAGCGGGTGGCCACGTCGACCGGGCGCCCGTCCGGGCAGAATGCGCCACCGGGAACGAACTGGTCGAGCACGTACTGGTCGCCCTGGATATACGCCTGACCCTGGTCGGTGTTCAACGTGAGGTTGAAGATCGAGATGCAGCCCGGGCCGCAGTTCGTCACCCGCACGAGGTTGTCCGTGACGGTCCCGTTGGCCATGATGCTGCGGTAGTTGTAGTTACCCGGAGCGAGATCCGCATTGGCCGGTGCCGCCAGGCCGAGGCTGACCGCGGCGGCGCCCGTCGCGATCGCGCCGATGATGATGTTCTTCATGGCGTCAAGTGAATACCGCCCCAGCGCCTACCGGTCCCAACTTCGCAGAACCGACCC
Encoded here:
- a CDS encoding PPOX class F420-dependent oxidoreductase — translated: MELSDEAIAFLSEGTRTGKLGYVAADGRPLVVPIWFIVDGQQLVFNTGRETAKGRALQRDPRVVICVDDQTPPFSFVQVQGVATTGEDPDELLDTATRIASRYMGAERADQYGRRNAVPGELVVRITPTKVITGFNVAD